From a single Fibrobacter sp. UWB5 genomic region:
- a CDS encoding nucleotidyltransferase family protein, translated as MESLNKLLRMAISPECDPQIFDCKLDESEWEKVHSDSLRHLVAAVVYRAVRNLPKEKRPPLGLMFQWASEAETVKGHNELLNAEAAKYTELFAAKGRKTAVLKGAANARLYPDPFMRHAGDIDLWVEGGRKSVVALVKEMGYELDEFGENAPHHVHLLHTGNVAVEVHFKPSSGVLSPLANARLQRYLEREILNTERVPEGFWSPSIKFALVMQLAHLQRHFFNEGVGLKQFVDYFILLQRSTADERREVASKLGSFGLKRLAGAFMWAMQEVFGLERDRMLVPPNKKLGKKVLAEVYNSGNFGFNRINSRDLHGMNFIRRWFTNRWNSIRLAPYSPSEVFWHEVEYWRNFAKTFHLRIKHRRISIWDLYH; from the coding sequence ATGGAGTCTCTGAACAAGTTGCTGCGAATGGCTATTTCGCCCGAGTGTGATCCGCAAATATTTGATTGCAAATTAGATGAATCTGAATGGGAAAAGGTTCATTCGGATAGCTTGCGCCATTTGGTGGCTGCGGTTGTTTACCGTGCCGTCCGCAACTTGCCTAAAGAAAAGCGCCCTCCGTTAGGACTGATGTTCCAGTGGGCGAGTGAAGCGGAGACAGTCAAAGGCCATAACGAACTCTTGAACGCCGAGGCCGCGAAATATACGGAACTGTTTGCCGCAAAAGGGCGCAAGACGGCTGTCTTGAAGGGGGCTGCCAATGCAAGGCTTTACCCGGACCCGTTTATGCGGCACGCGGGCGATATCGACTTGTGGGTGGAAGGCGGGCGAAAAAGCGTTGTCGCTCTTGTGAAAGAGATGGGGTATGAACTTGACGAGTTCGGTGAAAACGCCCCGCACCATGTCCATTTGCTCCATACGGGGAATGTTGCTGTCGAAGTCCATTTTAAGCCGTCTTCTGGAGTCTTGAGCCCGCTTGCAAATGCCCGACTGCAACGTTATCTGGAACGGGAAATCTTGAATACGGAGCGTGTGCCCGAAGGATTTTGGTCTCCGTCTATCAAGTTTGCTCTCGTAATGCAGCTGGCACACCTTCAAAGGCATTTTTTCAATGAGGGCGTCGGACTCAAGCAGTTTGTCGACTACTTTATCTTGTTGCAGCGTTCTACGGCTGACGAACGTCGCGAAGTGGCGTCAAAATTGGGGAGTTTTGGCCTTAAGCGCTTGGCCGGTGCTTTTATGTGGGCCATGCAAGAGGTATTTGGCCTGGAAAGAGACCGAATGCTTGTGCCGCCCAACAAAAAGCTGGGGAAAAAGGTGCTTGCCGAGGTTTACAATAGCGGAAATTTCGGCTTTAACCGTATAAATTCCAGGGACTTGCATGGAATGAACTTTATTCGGCGCTGGTTTACGAATCGCTGGAATTCGATTCGGTTGGCGCCTTATTCGCCGTCCGAGGTCTTTTGGCACGAAGTGGAGTATTGGAGAAACTTTGCCAAAACGTTTCACCTCAGAATCAAGCATCGTCGCATTTCTATTTGGGACTTGTACCATTAG
- the fabF gene encoding beta-ketoacyl-ACP synthase II produces MEEVVITGMGCVSALGNTPELLWNNLLEGKSGLATIDRFDVTNYPIKIAAAVKEFDGSEYITPRDSSRLSRCIQYAVYASFQALKNAGISPENEDPTRSGVIIGSGIGGMQIYSDSVVALDKRGPGRVSPFFIPMSIVNMPAGEVSNRTGWMGPCYAVVSACATSNHSIAAAYDQIRLGRADIMLAGGTDETVNNVALAGFTSMKALSKRNDDPTTASRPFDKDRDGFVIGEGSGILVLESLSHAKKRGANILARVAGIGMSADAHHMSAPREDGEGVRLAIEMALREAGISPKDVGYVNTHGTSTPLGDVAECSALEKVFAGATDNLKVNSSKCMIGHALGAAGALEAIITVKSLQNQMIHATTNVFNQDERIHLDVCANKNTSHSFNYAMSDSFGFGGQNSVLLLGRN; encoded by the coding sequence ATGGAAGAAGTTGTAATTACAGGTATGGGGTGCGTTTCCGCCCTCGGCAATACGCCGGAACTCCTTTGGAACAACCTGCTGGAAGGTAAATCCGGACTCGCAACGATCGATCGCTTCGACGTGACCAACTATCCGATCAAGATAGCTGCTGCCGTCAAGGAATTCGATGGTTCCGAATACATTACCCCGCGCGATTCGTCCCGTCTGTCCAGGTGCATCCAGTACGCTGTGTATGCCTCTTTCCAGGCTCTTAAGAATGCCGGTATTTCCCCCGAAAACGAAGATCCGACCCGCTCTGGCGTGATTATCGGTTCCGGTATCGGTGGCATGCAGATTTATAGCGACTCCGTGGTGGCCCTCGACAAGCGTGGTCCGGGTCGTGTGTCCCCGTTCTTTATTCCGATGTCTATCGTGAACATGCCCGCTGGCGAAGTTTCCAACCGCACCGGCTGGATGGGCCCCTGCTACGCAGTGGTTTCCGCTTGCGCTACCTCTAACCACTCTATCGCCGCCGCTTACGACCAGATCCGTCTCGGCCGCGCCGATATCATGCTCGCCGGTGGTACCGACGAAACCGTGAACAATGTGGCTCTCGCTGGCTTTACCTCCATGAAGGCCTTGAGCAAGCGCAACGACGATCCGACGACGGCATCTCGTCCGTTCGACAAGGACCGCGACGGTTTCGTGATCGGTGAAGGTTCTGGCATCCTCGTTCTCGAAAGCCTTTCTCACGCCAAGAAGCGTGGCGCCAACATTCTCGCCCGCGTGGCCGGCATCGGCATGAGCGCTGACGCTCACCACATGTCCGCCCCGCGTGAAGACGGCGAAGGCGTCCGCCTCGCTATCGAAATGGCTCTCCGCGAAGCCGGTATTTCCCCGAAGGATGTGGGCTACGTGAACACCCACGGTACTTCGACCCCGCTCGGCGACGTTGCTGAATGCTCCGCCCTCGAAAAGGTCTTTGCCGGCGCTACCGACAACCTCAAGGTGAACTCCTCCAAGTGCATGATCGGCCACGCTCTCGGCGCCGCCGGTGCTCTCGAAGCCATCATCACCGTGAAGTCCTTGCAGAATCAGATGATTCATGCGACCACGAACGTGTTCAACCAGGACGAACGCATCCACCTCGATGTGTGCGCCAACAAGAACACCAGCCACTCGTTCAACTACGCCATGTCCGACAGCTTCGGCTTCGGTGGCCAGAACAGCGTGCTGCTCCTCGGCCGCAACTAG
- a CDS encoding YfiM family protein gives MKIFRSISIALVALLFASVSLQAAPSDPLTWRDSTWDYRSEDPTDTVQFSVAKSVGVASTVLIAYGAAYWLVFQKGWWDEQGSDFHFENDFDYALNLDKFGHFASGVMMGESFYEGYRWAGISEFYSYLFAGFSAMATHIAIDVKDGYSPEWGFSIFDVLSGTLGGFLPMAERYIPVFKYVDLKWSYWINTKAYYRQSKTGVFTDDYCNQTFWASFKVYRLLPKAARQYYPSWLAIAAGLSIDEGVFLHDRDVTPHREVYIALDYDLEAFRPQSRMARTIVKYLNYFKLPAPTVQVYPEFHWYLLYPIKF, from the coding sequence GTGAAAATTTTCCGTTCCATATCCATTGCGCTGGTGGCGCTCCTGTTTGCAAGTGTTTCCTTGCAAGCGGCTCCGAGTGATCCGCTGACTTGGCGCGATTCCACGTGGGACTACCGCAGCGAAGACCCGACCGATACGGTTCAATTTTCGGTTGCCAAAAGTGTCGGCGTGGCCTCGACCGTGTTGATTGCCTACGGTGCCGCCTACTGGCTTGTATTCCAGAAAGGCTGGTGGGATGAGCAGGGGAGTGATTTCCATTTTGAAAACGATTTTGACTACGCTTTGAACCTTGACAAGTTCGGCCATTTCGCCTCGGGCGTCATGATGGGCGAGTCCTTTTACGAAGGCTACCGCTGGGCGGGAATTTCCGAGTTTTATTCGTACTTGTTCGCCGGCTTTTCGGCGATGGCAACCCATATTGCAATCGATGTGAAGGACGGCTATTCGCCGGAATGGGGCTTCAGCATTTTCGATGTGCTTTCGGGAACGCTCGGCGGCTTCTTGCCCATGGCGGAACGCTATATTCCCGTGTTCAAGTATGTAGATCTTAAGTGGAGCTACTGGATCAATACCAAAGCGTATTACAGACAAAGTAAAACAGGCGTGTTTACCGACGACTATTGCAACCAAACATTCTGGGCATCATTCAAGGTTTATCGCTTGTTGCCTAAGGCCGCGCGCCAGTATTATCCGAGCTGGCTTGCCATTGCGGCGGGCTTGAGTATTGACGAAGGCGTGTTCCTGCACGACAGAGATGTGACGCCCCATCGCGAAGTCTATATTGCCCTGGATTACGACCTGGAAGCGTTCCGTCCGCAGAGCCGCATGGCGCGTACCATTGTGAAGTACCTGAATTACTTCAAACTGCCGGCCCCCACCGTGCAAGTTTATCCCGAATTCCACTGGTACTTGCTGTATCCGATTAAGTTCTAG
- the orn gene encoding oligoribonuclease translates to MKSAPNLVWMDLEMSGLEPERDVILEIATIVTDPNLNILAEGPVLAIHQTENVFEGMDDWNKRHHTQSGLVERCRKSTLTMADADKMTLDFIKPFTTERGNVLCGNSITQDRRFLYKYMPLLTGWLNYRNIDVSSIKELTFRWYPDLPEFQKMEKHQALDDIRESIAELQYYRKTIFK, encoded by the coding sequence ATTAAAAGCGCACCGAACCTCGTCTGGATGGACCTCGAAATGTCGGGTCTCGAGCCGGAGAGGGACGTCATTCTCGAAATTGCGACGATCGTAACCGACCCGAACTTGAATATTTTGGCCGAAGGGCCCGTCTTGGCGATTCACCAGACCGAAAACGTTTTTGAAGGCATGGACGACTGGAACAAGCGTCACCACACCCAGAGCGGACTCGTGGAACGCTGCCGTAAGTCGACACTCACCATGGCCGACGCCGACAAGATGACCCTTGACTTCATCAAGCCCTTCACCACCGAACGCGGAAACGTGCTCTGCGGGAATTCCATTACGCAGGACAGACGTTTTCTGTACAAGTACATGCCGCTTTTGACCGGCTGGCTGAACTACAGGAACATCGACGTGAGTTCCATCAAGGAACTGACTTTCCGCTGGTACCCGGACCTGCCGGAATTCCAGAAGATGGAAAAGCACCAGGCCCTGGACGATATCCGCGAAAGCATTGCCGAACTCCAGTATTACCGCAAGACGATTTTCAAGTAA
- a CDS encoding helix-turn-helix transcriptional regulator yields the protein MARHGTPTPGQAILEGIEWLKMDKAEFARRIGVPMETLEGLIAGTVEITRELAEALESVTGSPAAYWRMLASKAKRNA from the coding sequence ATGGCAAGGCATGGAACACCCACTCCGGGGCAGGCGATTTTAGAAGGCATTGAATGGCTCAAGATGGACAAGGCGGAATTTGCCCGCCGCATCGGGGTCCCGATGGAAACTCTCGAGGGCTTGATTGCGGGTACGGTTGAAATTACCCGCGAACTTGCCGAAGCGCTTGAATCTGTGACGGGAAGCCCCGCTGCCTACTGGCGCATGCTCGCCAGCAAAGCCAAGAGGAATGCGTAA
- the lgt gene encoding prolipoprotein diacylglyceryl transferase — MEPTWWNLIPSYFDGTAFTLGSFPVRWYGIMYIFAFVTGYLTLMHVNKKEKLGYTKDQFDSLFTWIIAGIIIGARLGYVFFYKPGYYLANPTEIILPMTHDALGYHFAGISGMSYHGGMILGTIFTYIGLKRNKMKVWEGLNLCFMLAPLAYTWGRWGNFINGELFGEVTTSGIGMWFPLAHDSPITNPILHHPSQLYEMLFEGVILFAILYNLRRIPLLRDKMPCLYLMGYGFFRFFIEFFRRPDAHLGRVDLFGMSRGQTLCSVMFLTGLIWLIVLIYRQKKAAVDSKK, encoded by the coding sequence ATGGAACCGACATGGTGGAATCTAATCCCTTCTTATTTTGACGGAACGGCCTTTACGCTCGGGAGTTTCCCGGTGCGCTGGTACGGCATCATGTACATTTTCGCCTTCGTAACAGGCTACCTGACACTGATGCACGTGAACAAGAAGGAAAAGCTGGGCTACACCAAGGACCAGTTCGACAGCCTGTTCACCTGGATTATCGCGGGCATCATTATCGGTGCGCGCCTGGGCTACGTGTTCTTCTACAAGCCGGGCTATTACCTTGCCAACCCGACCGAAATCATTCTGCCCATGACTCACGATGCTCTTGGCTACCACTTTGCCGGAATCTCAGGCATGAGCTACCACGGTGGCATGATTCTCGGAACGATATTCACCTACATCGGCCTGAAGCGCAACAAGATGAAGGTCTGGGAAGGCCTGAACCTTTGCTTTATGCTGGCGCCGCTCGCCTACACCTGGGGCCGCTGGGGCAACTTCATTAACGGCGAACTATTTGGCGAAGTCACCACGAGCGGTATCGGCATGTGGTTCCCGCTCGCCCACGACAGTCCCATTACCAACCCGATTCTGCACCACCCGAGCCAGCTTTACGAGATGCTGTTCGAAGGCGTTATCTTATTTGCCATTTTGTACAACTTAAGACGCATTCCGCTGTTGCGCGACAAAATGCCTTGCCTGTACCTGATGGGCTATGGTTTCTTTAGATTCTTCATCGAATTTTTCCGCAGGCCCGATGCACACCTGGGCCGCGTGGACCTATTCGGCATGAGCCGCGGGCAGACGCTTTGCAGCGTCATGTTCCTGACCGGCTTAATCTGGCTGATTGTGCTGATTTACAGGCAAAAAAAGGCTGCTGTAGACAGTAAGAAGTAG
- a CDS encoding penicillin-binding transpeptidase domain-containing protein: MGLCALMGTCIFGEKEPQKPAEEDEYAEAIDSTAASDATLQAEQLSETGLFPKADSEDLANTQATVAAAVVPESPAEADVIDSSHIKAQKDVFMAEKIDNLLRRFRPEHAVILMVDPQSNEIIAWGERRNNHVQEKPEYFIKNTFPAASLAKTVTISAAMESNRYSLTSQIPMIGSSIHLYKNQLRVKEGYRGPFIELQDAYAKSANPPMAIVGMNVGAERLRSAAKKLGYNTNFPGALPPRSNYAPPDTGYGLAEVSSGFTEATTLTPLLAAAQVRSILMKKPLEIPWAANLDGYAPKSRIALDVGKFSDNTYYGLREAMIRTVTHGTARKNISTRHMARKNYEALTIGGKTGSLDGHDPYGRYEWFMGFAQSKVDPSKAVVLVIMQVHDLQGVRSQPATQVAGMLFNYWAHQYLPKKGK, translated from the coding sequence ATGGGACTTTGCGCCCTGATGGGCACCTGCATTTTTGGCGAAAAAGAACCCCAAAAGCCCGCTGAAGAAGACGAATATGCAGAAGCAATCGATTCTACAGCCGCAAGCGACGCAACCCTGCAGGCCGAACAACTAAGCGAAACGGGACTTTTCCCGAAGGCCGATTCCGAAGACCTAGCGAACACGCAGGCAACGGTTGCCGCCGCAGTCGTCCCCGAAAGCCCCGCCGAAGCAGACGTCATCGACAGCTCGCACATCAAGGCGCAGAAAGATGTTTTCATGGCCGAAAAGATCGACAACCTGCTGCGCCGATTCCGCCCCGAACACGCGGTCATCTTGATGGTGGACCCCCAGAGCAACGAAATCATTGCCTGGGGCGAACGTCGCAACAACCACGTGCAGGAAAAGCCCGAGTACTTCATCAAGAACACCTTCCCGGCGGCATCGCTTGCAAAGACAGTCACCATTTCGGCAGCCATGGAATCAAACCGCTACTCGCTCACATCGCAAATTCCGATGATCGGTTCCAGCATTCACCTTTACAAGAACCAACTGCGCGTCAAGGAAGGCTACAGGGGGCCGTTTATCGAACTGCAAGACGCCTACGCCAAGTCCGCGAACCCGCCGATGGCCATCGTGGGCATGAACGTGGGTGCCGAACGCCTGCGTAGCGCCGCCAAGAAGCTCGGTTACAACACGAACTTCCCGGGTGCACTCCCCCCGCGTTCCAACTACGCTCCGCCCGATACCGGTTACGGTCTCGCCGAAGTCAGCAGCGGCTTTACGGAAGCCACCACCTTGACCCCGCTCCTTGCCGCAGCCCAGGTCCGCTCCATTCTCATGAAAAAGCCGCTCGAAATTCCGTGGGCAGCCAACCTGGACGGTTACGCCCCCAAGAGCCGCATCGCACTTGATGTGGGCAAGTTCAGCGACAACACTTATTACGGTCTGCGCGAAGCGATGATCCGCACCGTCACGCACGGCACCGCCCGCAAGAACATTTCGACCAGGCATATGGCCCGCAAGAACTACGAGGCTCTCACCATCGGCGGAAAGACAGGCTCCCTCGACGGACACGACCCCTATGGCCGTTACGAATGGTTCATGGGTTTTGCGCAGTCCAAGGTAGATCCGAGCAAGGCGGTGGTGCTCGTGATTATGCAGGTGCACGACTTGCAGGGCGTGCGTTCGCAGCCGGCAACCCAAGTCGCCGGAATGCTGTTTAACTATTGGGCTCACCAATATTTACCCAAGAAAGGAAAGTAA
- a CDS encoding TldD/PmbA family protein: MNITDAVSCMCDLAKGEAEQFDVIASNSHSEGLSVFQGQVQNTEISDSVGLGIRVIKDGRPGYAHTERLTKEAIAQTIKDAVCHTQWTEKVDFELPAPAKIPEGNPNYNPALESLTLAELKDFCIELEKETFARSADIKNIPYLGADLNRDFSIVANHKGLFYTDKGNSVSVGAGAVAVRDGISKLGNFVKSERDWSKFTVAEIADKAANYATELFGAKKIEGGKIPVVFSERISGRFMSMYASPFIAESMQKGTSRLAGKEGLKIASEKLSLWSDPTGEAFSTKMYFDSEGCLTRRVEVIKDGIFNEALYNLETATKAGCATTGNGARDFGSKMSTAFWNMFVPAGEYSSADLLKLFPKCLLVVRLEGGSGCSSVSGELSIGAHGFWCENGVIQHPVDGVTLSGNYFDIIQNVVGVGNEYYNPFAGIKVPALAISELAVSC; the protein is encoded by the coding sequence ATGAATATTACCGATGCCGTTTCTTGTATGTGCGACCTCGCAAAGGGCGAGGCGGAACAGTTTGATGTAATTGCCTCGAATTCCCATTCCGAGGGCTTGTCTGTTTTTCAGGGCCAGGTGCAGAATACCGAAATTTCGGATTCCGTAGGGCTTGGCATTCGCGTGATTAAGGATGGCCGTCCGGGCTATGCGCACACGGAACGCTTGACCAAGGAAGCGATTGCGCAGACCATTAAGGATGCCGTTTGCCACACGCAGTGGACCGAGAAGGTTGACTTTGAATTGCCTGCTCCGGCAAAGATTCCGGAAGGCAATCCCAACTACAATCCGGCGCTGGAATCGCTCACGTTGGCGGAACTCAAGGACTTCTGCATCGAACTTGAAAAAGAAACGTTTGCACGTTCTGCCGACATCAAGAATATTCCATACTTGGGTGCCGACCTGAACCGCGACTTTTCGATTGTTGCAAACCACAAGGGTCTTTTCTATACCGATAAGGGAAACTCCGTGTCGGTGGGTGCAGGTGCAGTCGCTGTGCGCGATGGTATCAGCAAGCTCGGCAACTTTGTCAAAAGTGAACGCGACTGGAGCAAGTTCACCGTTGCCGAAATTGCTGACAAGGCTGCGAACTATGCAACGGAACTTTTCGGCGCCAAGAAAATCGAAGGCGGCAAGATTCCTGTCGTGTTCTCGGAACGCATTTCTGGCCGATTCATGAGCATGTACGCTTCGCCGTTCATCGCTGAATCCATGCAGAAAGGTACTTCTCGCTTGGCTGGTAAAGAGGGGCTGAAAATTGCCTCTGAAAAGCTTTCTCTATGGAGCGATCCAACAGGCGAAGCCTTTAGCACCAAGATGTATTTTGATTCCGAAGGCTGTTTGACTCGACGAGTCGAAGTCATTAAGGACGGTATCTTTAACGAAGCGCTCTACAACCTGGAAACCGCCACGAAGGCAGGCTGTGCAACAACGGGCAACGGCGCCCGCGATTTCGGCTCCAAGATGTCTACGGCGTTCTGGAACATGTTCGTTCCGGCAGGGGAGTATTCTTCTGCGGATCTTTTGAAACTTTTTCCCAAGTGCCTCCTGGTGGTGCGCCTCGAAGGTGGCTCCGGCTGTAGCTCCGTGAGTGGCGAACTCAGCATTGGTGCCCACGGTTTCTGGTGCGAAAACGGCGTGATTCAACACCCTGTCGATGGCGTAACCTTGTCGGGCAACTACTTCGACATCATCCAGAATGTGGTTGGCGTTGGCAACGAATATTACAATCCGTTCGCCGGAATCAAGGTCCCGGCGCTTGCCATCAGCGAGCTTGCGGTGAGTTGTTAA
- a CDS encoding SpoVG family protein, translating into MNYQSMKKADLITRIQQLESQTSSAMQVTDCKVFPFHEGPSLGSVKALASVILGDQLIIRGLRVMSGENGLFVNYPIDPFFKGDEYRSVCNPITKALREHVENAVLEKYQQAIATPEATNG; encoded by the coding sequence ATGAACTATCAAAGCATGAAGAAGGCAGACCTTATCACCCGCATCCAACAGCTCGAAAGCCAAACAAGCTCAGCCATGCAAGTGACCGATTGCAAGGTATTCCCTTTTCACGAAGGACCTTCGCTTGGAAGCGTAAAGGCACTTGCAAGCGTTATTCTTGGCGACCAGCTCATAATTCGTGGACTACGTGTAATGAGTGGTGAGAACGGCCTGTTTGTAAACTACCCCATAGATCCGTTCTTCAAGGGTGATGAATATCGTTCTGTTTGCAACCCCATCACAAAGGCATTACGCGAACATGTCGAAAACGCCGTACTAGAGAAATACCAGCAAGCAATCGCAACACCGGAGGCTACAAATGGCTAA
- a CDS encoding riboflavin synthase: MFTGIIQSTGEIVSIESRGDALTMRLKSPGFFKNCKLGDSVANDGVCLSIESCTDDEATFCLMHQTVENTGFKQAAVGKLVNLELPCRADSFMGGHFVMGHVDCITEVIKVTPRETGVEVDLKLPADLRRYVIRRGSISLNGISLTVAEKFEDSIRVCIIPETLARTNLRNWVPGTIVNVEVDMLGKYIENYLKERDLA, translated from the coding sequence ATGTTTACGGGTATTATTCAATCTACCGGTGAAATCGTTTCTATTGAAAGTAGGGGCGATGCGCTTACCATGCGCCTTAAGTCACCGGGCTTTTTTAAGAATTGTAAGTTGGGCGACAGTGTCGCCAACGATGGTGTGTGTCTTTCCATTGAATCTTGTACCGATGACGAAGCCACTTTTTGCCTGATGCACCAGACGGTGGAAAATACGGGCTTTAAGCAGGCCGCTGTTGGTAAGTTGGTGAATTTGGAACTTCCGTGTCGTGCAGACAGCTTTATGGGCGGTCACTTTGTGATGGGCCATGTGGACTGCATAACCGAAGTCATCAAGGTGACTCCGCGTGAAACGGGTGTCGAAGTGGATTTGAAGCTTCCGGCAGACCTGCGTCGCTATGTGATTCGCCGCGGTTCGATTTCTCTCAACGGAATCAGCCTGACGGTCGCTGAAAAGTTCGAAGATTCCATTCGCGTGTGCATTATCCCTGAAACGCTTGCTCGCACGAACCTGCGCAACTGGGTTCCGGGTACAATCGTGAATGTGGAAGTCGACATGCTCGGCAAGTATATTGAAAATTATCTGAAGGAACGTGACCTTGCTTAA
- a CDS encoding bifunctional 3,4-dihydroxy-2-butanone-4-phosphate synthase/GTP cyclohydrolase II produces MTLLNTIEEAIEDFKNGKFLIVVDDEDRENEGDFVIAAEKITPEKVNFMLHEGRGVLCAPLPIKRCHELNLTRQTAENTSILGTPFTIMVDKIEGCTTGVSAHDRAATILALSDPNSKPSDFGRPGHISPLYAQEEGVLRRAGHTEAAVDLAKLAGLRPAAALIEIMNEDGTMARMPQLQEVAKKFGLKIISIRDLIDYRLKNEKLVQRVAAPHVSTKYGDFTAYAYKSKTDGVEHVAWVAGNPDFSKPVYVRVHSECLTGDIFGSLRCDCGEQLAAAMKFIGEHGGVFLYMRGQEGRGIGLCNKLRAYELQEKGLDTVEANLHLGFKSDLRQYGTGAQILADLGVKEMRLLTNNPSKISGITAYGLKIVERVPIEIKPNKENLFYLLTKQKKMGHQLHIDGAAPQENLKEEK; encoded by the coding sequence GTGACCTTGCTTAATACGATTGAAGAGGCCATAGAAGATTTTAAGAACGGCAAGTTTTTGATTGTGGTCGATGACGAAGACCGCGAAAACGAAGGCGACTTTGTAATCGCCGCCGAAAAGATTACGCCCGAAAAGGTGAACTTCATGCTCCACGAAGGTCGTGGCGTGCTTTGCGCACCGCTCCCGATCAAGCGTTGTCATGAATTGAACCTCACGCGGCAGACCGCCGAGAATACCTCGATTTTGGGCACGCCCTTTACCATCATGGTCGACAAGATTGAAGGCTGCACCACGGGTGTATCCGCTCACGACCGCGCTGCAACGATTCTCGCTCTTTCGGACCCGAATTCCAAGCCCAGCGACTTCGGCAGGCCGGGGCATATTTCGCCCCTGTACGCCCAGGAAGAGGGCGTACTCCGTCGCGCAGGCCATACCGAAGCAGCAGTAGACCTGGCTAAGCTTGCGGGCCTGCGCCCGGCGGCCGCTTTGATCGAAATCATGAACGAAGACGGCACGATGGCTCGTATGCCGCAACTTCAGGAAGTTGCGAAGAAGTTCGGTCTCAAGATTATCTCCATCCGCGACCTCATCGACTACCGTTTGAAAAACGAAAAGCTCGTGCAGCGCGTAGCCGCCCCGCATGTGTCGACCAAGTATGGCGACTTTACCGCCTATGCTTACAAGAGCAAGACCGACGGTGTAGAACATGTGGCCTGGGTTGCAGGAAATCCCGACTTCAGCAAGCCGGTGTACGTGCGCGTGCACAGCGAATGCCTTACGGGCGATATCTTTGGTAGCCTGCGTTGCGATTGTGGCGAACAGTTGGCCGCCGCCATGAAGTTCATTGGCGAGCACGGCGGCGTGTTCCTTTACATGCGCGGCCAGGAAGGCCGTGGAATCGGTCTCTGCAATAAGCTCCGCGCTTATGAATTGCAAGAAAAGGGCTTGGACACGGTTGAAGCAAACTTGCACCTTGGGTTCAAGTCTGACCTGCGCCAGTATGGTACGGGCGCCCAGATCTTGGCAGATCTCGGCGTCAAGGAAATGCGACTTCTCACGAACAACCCGAGCAAGATTTCGGGCATTACGGCCTATGGCCTTAAAATCGTGGAACGCGTGCCAATCGAAATTAAGCCGAACAAGGAAAACTTGTTCTACCTGCTCACGAAGCAGAAGAAGATGGGACACCAGCTGCATATCGACGGCGCTGCACCCCAAGAGAATTTGAAAGAGGAAAAATAA
- the ribH gene encoding 6,7-dimethyl-8-ribityllumazine synthase, with the protein MNEIKNSLNGSGLKVAIAVARFNEVVTDKLLEGAVRQLELLGVADKDITVVHVPGAFELPGVCRRLADSGKYSAVMALGAVIRGETSHYDVVVNASTGGIANIAAEGKLPVILGILTTDTVDQAMNRAGLKAGNLGSSWASTAVEMANLYKTI; encoded by the coding sequence GTGAACGAAATCAAGAATTCCCTCAATGGTAGTGGCCTCAAGGTGGCAATCGCCGTTGCCCGCTTTAACGAGGTCGTGACGGACAAGCTCCTGGAAGGGGCTGTGCGTCAGCTCGAACTGCTCGGTGTAGCAGACAAGGACATCACGGTCGTGCATGTGCCGGGCGCATTCGAACTTCCGGGCGTGTGCCGTCGCCTCGCCGACAGCGGCAAGTACAGTGCCGTGATGGCGCTCGGCGCCGTGATCCGCGGTGAAACCAGCCACTACGACGTGGTGGTGAATGCTTCTACCGGCGGAATCGCAAACATCGCTGCCGAAGGCAAGCTCCCCGTGATTCTTGGAATTTTAACCACCGACACCGTGGACCAGGCCATGAACCGTGCAGGCCTCAAGGCCGGCAACCTCGGTAGCAGCTGGGCATCTACCGCCGTCGAAATGGCAAACCTTTACAAGACCATCTAA